The following are encoded in a window of Thermoproteota archaeon genomic DNA:
- a CDS encoding DUF99 family protein, translating to MRHLHLEKKGIRGLAIAESFTQHSKKSILAGVVMRRDLIIDGFVIGKTTLSGDDATDEILRMYEKLNRPDVSYVLISGVIISLYNIIDIQKLYKKLQIPIIAITYNDSSGIEDALKYHFNDAQSKIDEYKKLEERTRIKLDTNFDVYIRNEGCTLSDVQKLLNELTPQGSIPEPIRVAQLLARTILLD from the coding sequence ATGAGACATCTGCATCTTGAGAAAAAAGGTATACGCGGACTAGCCATTGCAGAAAGTTTTACTCAACATTCAAAAAAATCCATTCTGGCTGGCGTCGTGATGAGACGTGATCTCATCATTGACGGATTTGTTATTGGAAAAACAACCCTTTCTGGGGATGATGCAACAGATGAAATTTTACGCATGTATGAAAAACTAAACAGACCTGATGTCAGTTATGTTTTGATTTCTGGAGTTATAATCTCTCTATACAATATAATTGACATACAAAAATTATACAAAAAATTACAAATTCCTATCATTGCAATAACCTATAATGATTCTTCTGGGATTGAAGATGCGTTAAAGTATCATTTCAATGATGCACAATCAAAGATTGATGAATACAAAAAACTTGAAGAAAGAACCAGAATTAAATTAGATACAAATTTTGATGTATACATTAGAAATGAGGGTTGCACTCTTTCTGATGTACAAAAATTATTAAATGAATTGACTCCTCAAGGTTCAATACCTGAACCAATAAGAGTGGCTCAACTTCTTGCAAGAACTATTTTGCTTGATTAA
- a CDS encoding NAD(P)/FAD-dependent oxidoreductase: MPKKPSKLLFWFKINFKVTKEFHYDVVVVGAGPAGSSSAYMASKNSCKVALLEKEDVVSQSVRTSGVTWIKDMDSFGVPEDCYNPIKNFSFCSPNNVVTISDDTPRAAVLDVRKTYRWLVEQAQSEGTELFTKTNVIDAIKDSDGRIIGVRASSPDGDVVFYGKVFIDASGFGTVVAKSLGYTTKWKRFGVGAEYEVNAEKVVQDTWWLMVGQEYSPAGYAWIFPVGGKKVRIGVGIGKPESAVDPTERLNEIIEKKLGPIKELGKIDKIEFHYGLIPNDGLTRKTVYDNLILVGDSAGQANPLVLEGIRYAIRFGRVAGQVAAKAIGSNDTSEKNLREYEEVWKEAIQSKITSAGKVQARWIGLSDKEWDKELDIIKELSAEEFLDFIKADFGLSNVVRLATHHPKIAVRQLFNMVKDVVKR, translated from the coding sequence ATGCCTAAAAAACCCTCAAAATTATTATTTTGGTTTAAAATCAACTTCAAAGTGACAAAAGAGTTTCATTATGATGTTGTAGTCGTCGGTGCAGGTCCAGCGGGTTCATCATCTGCATACATGGCTTCAAAGAATTCATGTAAAGTTGCACTATTAGAAAAAGAAGATGTGGTTTCCCAATCGGTGAGAACTAGTGGAGTCACATGGATTAAAGATATGGACTCTTTTGGAGTTCCAGAAGATTGCTATAATCCAATAAAGAATTTTTCATTCTGTTCTCCAAACAATGTTGTTACTATTTCAGATGATACTCCAAGGGCTGCAGTCTTAGACGTTAGAAAGACATATCGCTGGTTAGTAGAACAGGCCCAAAGTGAAGGAACTGAATTATTTACAAAAACAAATGTGATTGATGCAATAAAGGATTCAGATGGAAGAATTATCGGGGTGAGAGCATCGTCTCCAGATGGAGATGTTGTGTTTTATGGAAAGGTGTTCATTGATGCAAGCGGGTTTGGAACAGTTGTTGCGAAGTCCCTAGGATACACAACAAAATGGAAGCGATTTGGGGTAGGGGCAGAATACGAAGTAAATGCAGAGAAGGTAGTCCAAGACACATGGTGGTTGATGGTAGGTCAGGAATATTCTCCTGCAGGTTATGCATGGATTTTTCCTGTTGGTGGAAAAAAAGTCAGGATAGGAGTAGGCATTGGAAAACCAGAATCTGCGGTGGACCCGACAGAAAGATTGAATGAAATAATTGAAAAAAAATTAGGTCCAATCAAAGAACTAGGCAAGATAGACAAGATAGAATTCCATTACGGCTTAATTCCTAATGATGGATTAACCCGTAAGACTGTTTATGATAATTTGATTTTAGTTGGAGATTCTGCAGGTCAAGCAAATCCACTGGTACTTGAAGGAATTAGATATGCGATTAGATTTGGTCGAGTAGCTGGACAAGTAGCAGCAAAAGCAATAGGATCAAACGATACATCGGAAAAAAATTTGCGAGAATATGAAGAGGTTTGGAAAGAAGCCATCCAGTCAAAGATTACATCAGCTGGAAAGGTCCAAGCAAGGTGGATTGGATTATCAGATAAAGAGTGGGATAAAGAATTAGACATCATCAAGGAATTGTCTGCCGAAGAATTTTTGGACTTTATTAAAGCAGATTTTGGCCTCTCAAATGTTGTAAGGCTTGCCACACACCATCCAAAGATTGCCGTAAGACAGCTTTTCAACATGGTAAAAGATGTGGTCAAAAGATGA
- the artG gene encoding thaumarchaeosortase produces the protein MQRNLIIGIGIISSPILFALAFYPDSFSLSWNQGRGGFLFALAFVVAELFGLKVGISKNRLIATIPLAILVIAYLILLENGFRTTIEDAAETYSVQLIYSWTWMWDFIIMTAFVIASLSIYFGTRWIRLSPAGPIFLGGSAIILSLDAFFPYDTLGPLQYFVPHLVNLNVWLISLFDLGVATARDNLMFLRGDHGPFALQVFWPSAGVHSIIIYSLVMMAFLLKMNIPRNRKAIYFGVGILGTITVNVIRIFALSYYALKVTADPERWEEFHSVAGEIMFLPWLFIFLMIVMTIETRRIKKLEANSNQK, from the coding sequence ATGCAAAGGAATCTAATTATTGGAATTGGAATTATTTCCAGCCCGATATTATTTGCCTTAGCATTTTATCCTGACTCTTTTAGTCTAAGCTGGAATCAAGGACGAGGAGGATTTCTTTTTGCACTAGCGTTTGTTGTTGCTGAATTATTCGGACTCAAAGTGGGAATTTCCAAGAATCGACTCATCGCAACTATTCCACTTGCAATTCTTGTAATTGCATATCTGATATTGCTTGAAAATGGCTTTAGGACAACAATTGAAGATGCTGCTGAAACCTACTCTGTTCAATTAATCTATTCATGGACATGGATGTGGGATTTCATAATAATGACTGCCTTTGTCATTGCCTCACTTTCAATTTATTTTGGAACTAGATGGATTCGATTAAGTCCTGCAGGCCCAATCTTTCTTGGTGGGAGTGCTATAATTTTATCATTAGATGCATTCTTCCCATATGATACACTTGGACCACTGCAATATTTCGTACCTCATCTAGTCAATCTTAACGTCTGGCTTATCAGCTTGTTTGATCTCGGTGTGGCAACCGCTAGAGACAATCTGATGTTTCTAAGGGGTGATCATGGACCATTTGCACTTCAAGTCTTTTGGCCATCTGCTGGTGTTCATAGCATCATCATTTACTCACTTGTAATGATGGCATTCCTACTAAAGATGAACATTCCTAGAAATCGTAAAGCTATATACTTTGGAGTGGGAATCCTTGGCACAATTACTGTTAATGTAATCAGAATCTTTGCATTATCTTATTATGCATTGAAAGTTACTGCTGATCCTGAACGATGGGAAGAGTTTCATTCTGTTGCAGGAGAAATAATGTTCCTTCCTTGGCTGTTTATCTTTTTAATGATTGTAATGACAATAGAAACAAGAAGAATAAAAAAGCTAGAAGCTAATTCAAATCAAAAATAA
- a CDS encoding DNA-binding protein: MSEQKKPNDAEEILSEFQKSQNPKTESEEIPKESISESIETPESAPEPELISQSEPEPTKEPETQPREVKAEEDDGENPGGGSNLERNVIFVGVKPIMTYVTATLTQLAAQPTVTIKARGKRITQAVDVSQMIVKRMDTVGYVVSDVRIASDSLTSQDGKQRNVSTIEIDITIKK; encoded by the coding sequence ATGAGCGAACAAAAAAAACCTAATGATGCAGAAGAAATTTTATCCGAGTTTCAAAAATCGCAAAACCCTAAAACTGAATCTGAAGAAATTCCAAAAGAATCTATTTCTGAATCAATCGAAACCCCGGAATCTGCACCTGAGCCTGAATTAATTTCACAAAGTGAACCTGAGCCCACAAAAGAACCCGAAACTCAACCTCGAGAAGTTAAAGCAGAAGAAGATGACGGGGAAAATCCTGGCGGTGGTTCTAATCTTGAAAGAAATGTAATCTTTGTTGGAGTAAAACCAATCATGACTTATGTTACCGCAACACTCACACAATTAGCTGCACAACCAACAGTCACGATTAAGGCAAGAGGGAAACGAATTACTCAGGCAGTAGATGTATCCCAAATGATTGTCAAGCGAATGGATACTGTAGGATATGTTGTTAGTGATGTTAGGATTGCATCTGATTCTCTTACATCACAAGATGGCAAGCAGCGTAATGTGTCTACTATCGAAATTGATATCACAATCAAAAAGTAA
- a CDS encoding DNA polymerase IV, producing the protein MDYRVIFHIDFDYFYAQCEEVRSPELKTKPVCVCVFSDRGEDSGAIATANYTARKYGVKSGLPIKFAKRKLEERKDAVFLPTDFDFYSDISQKAMNIMEEFADIFEYVGRDEAYLDVTKKTEGDYNRAGHLAQQLKNSIRDNVKLTCSVGISPNKLVSKIASDYKKPDGLTIVTPEKVDSFLEPLKIRDIPGIGKKTEERFTQMNFKTIGDLRRLDVFTLNKEFGRKTGTYIYNAVRGIDSEPVSEREPSIQYSKISTLKEDSKDLKFLSENLKQICSELHQVVLKKNRMFKSVGIQFVNSDLSNKTKSRMLRNPTTSLDELEKTAEQLLKEALDDQVKTIRRLGVKVSELSELKGQRSIDNYF; encoded by the coding sequence ATGGATTACAGAGTGATTTTTCACATTGATTTTGATTATTTTTATGCTCAGTGTGAAGAAGTAAGATCACCTGAATTAAAAACAAAACCAGTTTGTGTCTGTGTATTTTCTGATAGAGGGGAAGATAGTGGTGCAATAGCTACTGCTAATTATACTGCAAGAAAGTACGGCGTAAAATCAGGATTACCAATTAAATTTGCTAAAAGAAAATTGGAAGAAAGAAAAGATGCGGTGTTTCTTCCAACAGATTTTGATTTCTATTCAGACATATCACAAAAAGCTATGAACATCATGGAAGAATTTGCAGATATTTTTGAGTATGTCGGCAGAGATGAAGCATACTTGGATGTAACAAAAAAAACAGAAGGAGATTACAATCGTGCAGGACATCTGGCCCAACAATTAAAAAATTCTATCAGAGACAATGTAAAACTCACATGCTCGGTTGGGATATCTCCAAACAAGCTTGTTTCAAAAATTGCATCCGATTACAAAAAACCAGACGGACTAACGATTGTTACTCCTGAAAAAGTAGACAGTTTTTTAGAGCCTTTAAAAATTAGGGACATTCCAGGGATTGGCAAAAAAACAGAAGAGCGATTTACTCAGATGAATTTCAAAACAATTGGAGATTTAAGAAGATTAGATGTATTTACTCTAAACAAAGAATTTGGAAGAAAGACAGGAACTTACATCTATAACGCAGTTAGAGGAATAGATTCGGAGCCAGTTTCAGAGAGAGAACCTAGTATTCAATACAGTAAGATTTCTACTCTCAAGGAGGATTCCAAGGATTTGAAATTTTTGAGTGAGAATTTAAAGCAAATTTGTTCTGAATTGCATCAAGTCGTTTTAAAGAAAAATAGAATGTTCAAATCAGTTGGAATTCAATTTGTAAATTCAGATTTATCAAATAAAACTAAATCACGCATGTTAAGAAATCCCACAACTAGTCTAGATGAATTAGAGAAAACTGCTGAACAATTACTAAAAGAAGCACTAGATGATCAAGTAAAAACAATACGTCGATTAGGAGTTAAAGTGTCAGAGCTTTCAGAATTAAAAGGACAAAGAAGCATAGATAATTATTTTTGA
- a CDS encoding SDR family NAD(P)-dependent oxidoreductase — MRLQDKIAIITGASSDIGASIAKRFVDEGAQVVLLGRNLDSLEKVRQSTGKPDSAVPMTCDITDEAQVNQTVNQVMDKYGKIDILVNGAGAINDPVHFHDMQSGDIRNLIHVNMLGVFFPSKAVLGKMYEVKKGAIINIGSVSAERAVPRVHLAAYSSTKAAINMFTKSIAIEYARRNIRCNCINPGIINSGMIKPYLDDPGARKVLEERLPLNRIGEPIDVANTALFLASDEANWITGSIIDVDGGKSASEG, encoded by the coding sequence ATGAGATTACAAGATAAAATTGCAATTATCACCGGTGCCTCAAGTGATATTGGTGCTAGTATTGCCAAAAGATTTGTTGATGAAGGAGCTCAAGTTGTTCTTTTAGGAAGAAACCTGGATTCCTTGGAAAAAGTTAGACAGTCAACTGGGAAACCAGATTCAGCAGTGCCAATGACTTGTGATATTACTGATGAGGCTCAAGTAAACCAAACAGTAAATCAGGTTATGGACAAATATGGAAAAATCGACATTTTAGTTAATGGTGCCGGGGCAATCAACGATCCTGTTCATTTTCATGACATGCAATCAGGAGACATTAGGAACCTCATTCATGTTAATATGCTTGGAGTATTCTTTCCATCCAAAGCTGTTTTGGGTAAAATGTACGAAGTAAAGAAAGGGGCAATAATCAACATAGGTTCAGTCTCTGCAGAAAGGGCAGTCCCAAGAGTGCACCTTGCAGCATATTCATCTACAAAGGCAGCAATCAACATGTTCACAAAATCAATTGCCATAGAATATGCTAGAAGAAACATTCGTTGTAACTGTATCAATCCTGGAATCATTAACTCTGGAATGATAAAGCCATACCTTGATGATCCAGGGGCAAGAAAAGTCTTAGAAGAAAGATTACCGTTAAACAGAATTGGTGAACCAATTGATGTTGCTAACACAGCGTTATTCTTGGCATCTGATGAAGCAAATTGGATTACAGGTTCAATAATTGATGTAGACGGTGGAAAGTCAGCATCAGAAGGTTAA
- a CDS encoding class I SAM-dependent methyltransferase, producing MDKIQKTFDDWAKNGRSELMEKEHAKTVLKFINTIKFKKKFSFVDVGCGNGWVIRKISSNELCQKAVGIDKSKKMIENAKLKSISNKEKFIQADIESWNTKEKYDYVFSMESLYYSESVENALKKIYKIIKDGGQFFCGTDFYKENKATTNWSKKMGVTMHLYSESEWKRLFSDAGFKVKTKHVKNVKGNRKWKRELGTLFITGTK from the coding sequence TTGGACAAAATTCAAAAAACATTTGATGATTGGGCAAAAAATGGTCGCTCTGAATTAATGGAAAAGGAACATGCAAAAACAGTTCTAAAATTTATCAATACAATAAAATTCAAAAAAAAGTTTAGTTTTGTAGATGTTGGATGTGGAAACGGTTGGGTAATTAGAAAGATATCAAGTAATGAATTATGCCAAAAAGCAGTTGGAATAGATAAGAGCAAAAAAATGATTGAGAATGCAAAACTAAAATCAATATCGAATAAAGAAAAATTCATTCAAGCAGATATTGAGTCATGGAATACAAAAGAAAAATATGATTACGTTTTTTCGATGGAATCTCTATATTATTCAGAATCAGTAGAAAATGCTTTAAAGAAAATTTACAAGATAATTAAAGACGGAGGACAATTTTTTTGTGGAACGGATTTTTACAAAGAAAATAAAGCAACTACAAATTGGTCAAAAAAAATGGGTGTAACTATGCATCTTTATTCAGAATCAGAATGGAAAAGATTATTTTCAGATGCAGGTTTTAAAGTAAAAACAAAACATGTTAAAAATGTAAAAGGAAATAGGAAATGGAAAAGAGAGTTAGGAACGTTGTTCATTACGGGAACAAAATAA
- a CDS encoding DsbA family protein: MLKKKAPILGGIAAAVIIVIIAASASLGSAPETVNLDMSRSYGTVLTSMGSPIAGNLDAPITIIEFGDYQCHQCKNWFHNTKPAIFENYIDTGKAKLIFVDLAFLGRDSPVAAQASYCADDQGAYWEYHDLLYTSQQEIDDGWANKERLRAFAFSLGLDMELFNSCLDSGKYQKRVQTNIAESQKQGATGTPTFVIVAPNGQQQKIVGAQPYSVFQNVFDSMI, from the coding sequence ATGTTGAAAAAGAAAGCTCCCATTTTGGGTGGTATTGCAGCAGCAGTAATTATCGTTATAATTGCAGCTTCTGCATCACTTGGCTCTGCGCCTGAAACCGTAAATCTTGACATGTCACGATCATATGGTACGGTTTTAACATCTATGGGATCTCCTATTGCAGGAAACCTTGATGCTCCAATTACAATAATCGAATTTGGTGATTATCAGTGCCATCAATGCAAGAATTGGTTTCACAATACCAAACCTGCAATATTTGAAAACTATATCGACACTGGAAAAGCTAAACTAATCTTTGTCGATTTGGCATTTTTGGGTAGAGACTCCCCTGTAGCAGCACAGGCTAGTTATTGTGCAGATGATCAAGGGGCATATTGGGAGTATCATGATTTACTCTATACGTCACAGCAAGAAATTGATGATGGTTGGGCTAATAAAGAAAGATTGAGAGCATTTGCGTTTAGCTTGGGATTAGACATGGAACTGTTTAACAGCTGCCTTGATTCAGGGAAATACCAAAAAAGAGTTCAAACAAACATTGCAGAATCTCAAAAACAGGGTGCAACTGGAACTCCCACTTTTGTTATTGTAGCACCTAACGGTCAACAACAAAAAATTGTTGGCGCACAGCCATACTCTGTGTTCCAAAATGTATTTGATTCCATGATCTAA
- a CDS encoding cobalamin-binding protein, with protein sequence MKKVLTQRIISFLPSATELLFELGAQDMLYGVTHECLYPEDAKKKPRIITSVIDPEKLDSKEIDVMTSKLLKEGKDIFKLNKENLKNADPNLIVTQTTCEVCAAHTNLVQQAVESLEKKPQIHSMDPHNLSEILQSVKDLAEIIGVQNKGQEICKSLEQRLEKIQNTHHEKRHKVLAIEWIEPFFTAGHWVPQMIEYAGGINMISKIGEHSRRMDLDEIINADPDMIILMPCGFDTKRTIEEYNKFLSKNQRWNNLRAVKDQKVFAVDANSCFSKPSIRTITGVEILAKIIHPEKFAGIVLPENSHANIKEF encoded by the coding sequence ATCAAGAAAGTATTGACACAAAGAATTATTTCATTTCTTCCTAGTGCAACCGAATTATTATTTGAATTAGGAGCACAAGATATGCTTTATGGTGTAACGCATGAATGCCTATATCCAGAAGATGCAAAGAAAAAGCCTCGAATCATTACTTCTGTGATAGACCCAGAAAAATTAGATAGTAAGGAAATTGACGTCATGACATCAAAGTTACTCAAGGAAGGAAAAGATATTTTCAAACTAAACAAAGAGAATTTAAAAAATGCAGATCCAAATCTGATAGTCACACAAACTACATGCGAGGTTTGTGCTGCTCACACAAATCTTGTGCAACAAGCAGTTGAAAGTTTAGAAAAAAAGCCACAGATACATTCGATGGACCCACATAATTTATCAGAGATTTTACAAAGTGTTAAAGATCTTGCGGAAATTATTGGTGTGCAGAATAAGGGACAAGAAATTTGTAAATCTTTAGAACAAAGACTAGAAAAAATTCAAAATACACACCATGAAAAAAGGCACAAAGTTTTAGCGATTGAATGGATTGAACCATTTTTTACAGCTGGGCATTGGGTACCACAAATGATAGAATATGCAGGAGGGATAAACATGATAAGTAAAATCGGAGAGCATTCAAGACGAATGGATCTTGATGAGATCATAAATGCAGATCCTGATATGATTATTCTAATGCCATGTGGTTTTGATACAAAAAGAACTATTGAAGAATACAATAAATTTTTGAGTAAAAACCAAAGATGGAATAATCTTCGAGCAGTAAAGGATCAAAAAGTCTTTGCAGTGGATGCAAATTCATGTTTTAGTAAACCAAGCATAAGAACGATAACAGGGGTAGAAATTCTAGCAAAGATCATACATCCAGAGAAATTTGCAGGCATAGTACTACCTGAAAACTCTCACGCAAATATCAAAGAATTCTAG
- a CDS encoding lysine transporter LysE, translating to MNEIIAFAVTVIIISSSGVMSPGPLFAANVTYGIRQGAKAGLKVAYGHTIIEFPLILLLGFGVISLDKFPEFRIIISVVGALALFVFAALQIKSIFKEKFQLKSESRHGPFLAGMLFTGLNPFFIIWWFTIGLKLITDSIEIWSFAGLAIMFGLHIWMDYVWLMSVALVSKKGSGLLSNRNYKIFMIGISGLLIYFGITFLQDVLY from the coding sequence TTGAATGAGATAATTGCATTTGCTGTTACCGTTATAATCATTTCATCATCTGGAGTTATGTCACCAGGTCCATTGTTTGCTGCTAATGTTACCTATGGCATAAGACAGGGCGCAAAAGCAGGATTAAAGGTGGCATATGGCCATACAATAATAGAATTTCCACTGATTTTGTTATTGGGATTTGGAGTAATTTCGTTAGATAAGTTTCCAGAATTTAGGATAATTATATCAGTAGTTGGAGCACTAGCATTATTTGTATTTGCAGCATTACAAATTAAATCAATTTTCAAAGAAAAATTTCAATTAAAATCAGAATCAAGACACGGTCCTTTTCTTGCAGGCATGTTGTTTACCGGATTAAATCCATTTTTTATTATTTGGTGGTTCACCATTGGCCTAAAACTAATCACAGATTCCATTGAGATTTGGTCTTTTGCAGGATTAGCAATAATGTTTGGTCTACACATTTGGATGGATTATGTATGGTTGATGTCAGTAGCGCTAGTATCAAAAAAAGGTTCTGGGTTATTATCAAATAGAAATTATAAAATTTTCATGATAGGAATTAGTGGTCTGCTGATTTATTTTGGAATTACATTTTTGCAAGATGTTTTGTATTAA
- a CDS encoding NAD(P)-dependent oxidoreductase, producing the protein MKIGLIGTGMLGNAVGLHLLDSDFKLVAYNRTKNRTDELASHGAEVVDSPKEVAEKSDFVITCVKDADAVKEVSFGENGIIHGIHSNLTIADMSTINPISSREISSEYKKNGIEMLDIPVMGGPNVAINGKLVLMASGDSKTFEKHKKILETIAHKVFYLGENGTAHTVKLTMNLQIAMLALSISEGITLARGASIDPKIFLDILNETYFKTGMSENKGYKMIQDEFTPTFTLENLKKDLKTINETARSYGISLPMTTSAEQVYQQALNKGFGDLDYTGILAYLKSSTNSENIQN; encoded by the coding sequence ATGAAAATAGGCCTCATAGGAACTGGTATGCTAGGAAATGCTGTAGGACTGCACCTCTTAGATTCAGATTTCAAACTAGTCGCATACAATAGAACGAAAAATAGAACAGATGAATTAGCTAGTCATGGGGCAGAAGTAGTTGACTCACCAAAGGAGGTTGCAGAAAAATCAGATTTTGTTATCACCTGTGTCAAAGATGCAGATGCAGTAAAAGAAGTATCATTTGGGGAGAATGGAATCATTCATGGAATACATTCAAACCTGACTATTGCAGATATGAGTACAATCAACCCCATATCCTCAAGAGAGATATCCTCAGAGTATAAAAAAAATGGAATCGAGATGCTAGACATTCCAGTAATGGGAGGACCAAATGTGGCAATTAATGGAAAGTTGGTTTTAATGGCATCCGGAGATTCAAAAACATTTGAAAAACATAAGAAGATTTTAGAAACTATTGCACACAAAGTTTTCTATCTTGGAGAAAATGGTACTGCCCATACAGTAAAGCTGACAATGAATTTACAAATTGCCATGCTTGCATTATCAATCTCTGAAGGCATAACTTTAGCAAGGGGAGCATCCATAGATCCAAAAATTTTTTTGGACATACTCAATGAGACCTACTTTAAAACCGGAATGAGTGAAAACAAAGGTTACAAAATGATCCAAGATGAGTTTACCCCTACATTCACACTTGAAAATCTAAAGAAAGACCTCAAGACGATAAATGAGACTGCAAGATCTTATGGAATTTCCCTGCCGATGACAACCAGTGCCGAACAGGTGTATCAGCAAGCGCTTAACAAGGGATTTGGAGATCTGGATTATACCGGAATTCTTGCATACCTAAAATCCAGTACGAATTCCGAGAATATACAAAATTAA
- a CDS encoding response regulator, with protein sequence MLILIADDNSFTRKIYADAFSKRGHTVTTTNDGNECITKFKTNWIQNRKFDAVILDYSMPQKNGDEVVKQILSTEPNQSILIISAYEAEKLKSVFHNFKDKIEIVQKGFPIEALVEKIETKSGP encoded by the coding sequence ATGCTTATTTTAATAGCAGATGATAATTCGTTTACTAGAAAAATTTATGCAGATGCTTTTTCAAAAAGGGGTCATACGGTTACCACAACAAATGACGGTAATGAATGCATAACAAAATTCAAGACCAATTGGATTCAAAATAGAAAGTTTGATGCAGTGATTCTAGATTATAGTATGCCGCAAAAAAATGGAGACGAAGTCGTAAAACAAATTCTTTCAACAGAACCGAATCAAAGTATTCTAATTATTTCAGCATATGAAGCAGAGAAGTTAAAGTCTGTGTTTCACAATTTCAAGGATAAAATTGAAATTGTACAAAAAGGATTTCCTATTGAAGCATTAGTTGAAAAAATTGAAACAAAAAGTGGACCATGA
- a CDS encoding C2H2-type zinc finger protein, with protein MLTIDCKDIESIKHELLVYVSDQVAAIPALKIHEFVLSPIDDEIIDKNLVISSIKEFLDSIGEGRNFAVISTGDIISVKSVSGKIIERNPPPPAQMFSCPHCGFLSQYEVEYNNHKKIHYL; from the coding sequence ATGCTTACAATAGACTGCAAAGATATTGAATCAATAAAGCATGAACTTTTAGTATATGTCTCAGATCAAGTTGCCGCTATACCTGCATTAAAAATACATGAATTTGTGTTATCTCCAATTGATGATGAGATAATTGATAAAAATCTGGTAATCTCATCAATTAAAGAATTCTTAGACTCTATTGGGGAAGGAAGAAATTTTGCTGTAATTTCAACTGGTGACATTATCTCAGTCAAGTCTGTCTCGGGTAAAATCATAGAAAGAAATCCTCCTCCTCCTGCCCAAATGTTTTCTTGCCCTCATTGCGGATTCCTATCACAGTATGAAGTAGAGTATAACAATCACAAAAAAATCCATTATCTATAA
- a CDS encoding tetratricopeptide repeat protein → MNQIEELHNLGQRSFNLGNTKEALVHYNRILDIDPNDVKAQLKIGNILGKHGKYTEAIEHYDKVLEINGYDALALINKGLALHYLERYDDAIKCYKIILDKNPDSAIASYNLASSLVKQNKINEGLEHLKKAIKIDFSYKVKASRDIDFQEIKTRNEFKKIVL, encoded by the coding sequence ATGAACCAAATAGAAGAATTACATAATTTAGGACAGAGAAGCTTCAATTTAGGAAATACAAAAGAAGCACTTGTACATTATAATAGAATTTTAGATATCGACCCAAATGATGTCAAGGCCCAATTAAAAATTGGTAACATATTAGGCAAGCATGGAAAATATACTGAAGCAATTGAACATTACGATAAGGTATTAGAAATAAACGGTTATGATGCACTTGCTCTAATCAATAAAGGACTTGCGTTACATTATCTAGAAAGATATGATGATGCAATAAAATGCTATAAAATAATTTTAGACAAAAATCCAGATAGTGCAATTGCATCATACAATTTAGCATCAAGCCTCGTAAAACAAAACAAAATTAATGAAGGATTAGAACATTTAAAGAAAGCAATAAAGATAGATTTTTCATACAAAGTAAAAGCAAGTAGAGATATTGATTTTCAAGAAATCAAAACAAGAAATGAATTTAAAAAAATAGTTCTATGA